From Ailuropoda melanoleuca isolate Jingjing chromosome 8, ASM200744v2, whole genome shotgun sequence, a single genomic window includes:
- the DUSP23 gene encoding dual specificity protein phosphatase 23, with protein MGVQPPNFSWVLPGRLAGLALPRLPAHYQFLLDQGVRHLVSLTERGPPHSDSCPGLTLHRLRIPDFCPPAPEQIDRFVRIVDEANARGEAVGVHCALGFGRTGTMLACYLVKERGLAAGDAIAEIRRLRPGSIETYEQEKAVFQFYQRTK; from the exons ATGGGCGTGCAGCCCCCCAACTTCTCGTGGGTGCTCCCGGGCCGGCTGGCGGGGCTGGCGCTGCCGCGGCTCCCCGCGCACTACCAGTTCCTGCTGGACCAGGGCGTGCGGCACCTGGTGTCCCTGACGGAGCGCGGGCCCCCGCACAGCGACAGCTGCCCCGGCCTCACGCTGCACCGGCTGCGCATCCCGGACTTCTGCCCGCCGGCCCCCGAGCAGATCGACCGCTTCGTGCGGATCGTGGACGAGGCCAACGCGCGCGGGGAG GCCGTGGGGGTGCACTGCGCCCTGGGCTTTGGCCGCACTGGCACCATGCTGGCCTGCTACCTGGTGAAGGAGCGGGGCCTGGCTGCGGGAGATGCCATCGCTGAAATCCGGCGCCTTCGACCTGGCTCCATCGAGACCTATGAGCAGGAGAAAGCCGTCTTCCAGTTCTACCAGCGGACTAAATAA